In Pyxidicoccus trucidator, a genomic segment contains:
- a CDS encoding helix-turn-helix domain-containing protein, with translation MWVLEMMHAEAMYAAAALLARRGYDNVQACELARAMRFSVGTLYRHYGSKQGLALAVRDYAE, from the coding sequence ATGTGGGTTCTGGAGATGATGCATGCCGAGGCCATGTACGCGGCGGCGGCGCTGCTGGCACGGCGGGGCTACGACAACGTGCAGGCCTGCGAGCTGGCGCGGGCCATGCGCTTCTCGGTGGGCACGCTGTACCGGCACTACGGCAGCAAGCAGGGCCTGGCGCTGGCGGTGCGCGACTACGCCGAGA